The nucleotide window GGCGCTGGGGTGTTCATGACGGCGGCGTTGTTGATGAGCAGGTCGGGGGTTTCACTGAAGGCGAGGGCGCGGGCGCCCCACATGCCGACCTTGGTGGCATTGGCCACATCGACCACGTCGAAACTGTGCGGCGCGCCGAATTTCATGCGCAGGTCGAAAATCCCCTCCGAGCCGCGCCCGCAGCCGATCACGGTGTGCCCGAGCCGGATAAACTCAGCGGTGAGCGCACGCCCCAAGCCACGGGTAACGCCAGTGATGATGATTTTCATGGGGTGGAGATGGGGCGGTGCTTCAGCGATATTTAAGCGCGTAAAAGCGGCTATCGTTTAGCCGATTTTGAGCAGTTCGACGTCGAAGATCAAAGTGGCGTTGGGCGGGATGGCGCCGGGGTAGCCGCCGGCTCCGTACCCCAACTCGGGCGGCAGGGTGAGTTTGACCTTGTCGCCGATCTTCATTGTGGCGACGCCGATGTCCCAACCGGAGATGACTTGGCCGGCGCCCAGAACGAAGGAAAACGGCGATCCGCTGTCTACGGAGGAGTCGAACTTCTTCCCCGTGGTTAACCAGCCGGTGTAGTGGACGGTAACGAGTTCGCCCTTTTTGGGGCTGCGACCGCTACCGACTTTGAGTTGCTCAATCTTGATTTCAGGTTTGGCCATAAAGACCGCATAGTCAGTCGGTCAAACGCGCCGGGTCAAGGGGCGGGGTGGGGGAAGGAGAAATGACCAAGGACCAATGCCCAATGCCCAAGGACCAATGCCCAATGCCCAAGGACCAATGCCCAATGCCCAATGGCCAATGCCCAATGTCCAATGCCCAAGGACCAATGTTCAATGCTCAAGGGCTAAGGTCCGACTAACGAGGACCACGGTTCAATAGGGGCCAATGGCTATCCGATCATTGGGCCTTGGTCATTGGGAATTGGTCATCCCCCCACCTTCACCAGCAGCGTCTCATCGGCAAAACTCACGCGGTCGCCGCCCATCACCTTTTTGCGCTTCTGCGTCTCGACGACGCCGTTGAGCAGCACTCGGCCTTCGCTGATAAACGCTTTGGCGGCACCGCCATTGCTGGCTAGTCCGGAGAACTTTAACAACTGGCAGAGCTCGATCGGCTCGGCTTTGACAATAATGGTGCGGGGTGCGGTTTCGGCAGCAGACATGGTGGTTTTAATGGATTGTTAAATTATTTCTTGGCAGCGGGTTTGGTCGCGTCCGCTAGTCGGATGCCGTGCTGCGTGATGACGATGCGGCGGTCTTTGAAGAGCGAGCCGATGGCTTGCTTAAACGCCTTTTTGCTCAGGCCGAAAGCGATGCGGATCTCCTCGGGCGAGCTGTTGTCGTGGAAGGGCAGGCGGCCGCCCGCTTTGGTCAGCGCGTCGATGACCGTGCCGGTGTTGGGCTCGATGCGGCGGTGGCCGGCTTGGTCGAGGCTCAGGTCGATCTTGCCGTCCTCTCGCGCCGCACGCACGTAGCCGTCCACGCGCAAGCCGGTGCCGAGAGGCGAACCGAGGTCGCTGTGATAAAGCAGGCCGAGGTGGGCGTTTTCCACGATGGCGTTGTAGCCCAGCGGCGACTCGCCGGTGATGAGCAAATTGACTTCTTGGCCCTCGGTGTAGGTCGGCAGCTGGGTGCTGAGGTGGCGTTTGAGACGCATGCTGGCGACGATGCGGTCGGTTTTGGCGTCGAGCATGACGTAAACCACCAGCCAATCCCCTTGCTGCACGCCCTCTTTTTTGAGTTCGCGGATGGGTAGGAACAGGTCTTTCGCCAGCCCCCAGTCGAGGAACACGCCGAGGCCTGGGGCGACA belongs to Opitutus sp. and includes:
- a CDS encoding FKBP-type peptidyl-prolyl cis-trans isomerase; protein product: MAKPEIKIEQLKVGSGRSPKKGELVTVHYTGWLTTGKKFDSSVDSGSPFSFVLGAGQVISGWDIGVATMKIGDKVKLTLPPELGYGAGGYPGAIPPNATLIFDVELLKIG
- a CDS encoding RNA-binding S4 domain-containing protein, with product MSAAETAPRTIIVKAEPIELCQLLKFSGLASNGGAAKAFISEGRVLLNGVVETQKRKKVMGGDRVSFADETLLVKVGG
- a CDS encoding GntR family transcriptional regulator — protein: MAIIGKRNQLKVLRSAPPGFYLDGGPLGELLLPGVLIPEGAKIGDTLDVFLYRDSEDRLVTTPETPDAQVGEFAYLRVVSVAPGLGVFLDWGLAKDLFLPIRELKKEGVQQGDWLVVYVMLDAKTDRIVASMRLKRHLSTQLPTYTEGQEVNLLITGESPLGYNAIVENAHLGLLYHSDLGSPLGTGLRVDGYVRAAREDGKIDLSLDQAGHRRIEPNTGTVIDALTKAGGRLPFHDNSSPEEIRIAFGLSKKAFKQAIGSLFKDRRIVITQHGIRLADATKPAAKK